One window of Trichoderma breve strain T069 chromosome 3, whole genome shotgun sequence genomic DNA carries:
- a CDS encoding PPIC-type PPIASE domain-containing protein, with protein sequence MADTGLPPNWEVRHSNSKNLPYYFNSVERTSRWEPPAGTDSEKLKHYMAAHHSAGSRSGAAPGVPEGKIRAAHLLVKHRESRRPSSWREAEITRTKDEAMEIIKAHEKTIRSGAASLGDLAPTESDCSSARKRGDLGYFGRGEMQKEFEDVAFTLKVGELSDVVSTASGLHLIERLE encoded by the exons ATG GCTGACACCGGTCTCCCTCCAAACTGGGAGGTTCGCCactccaactccaagaaCCTGCCCTACTACTTCAACTCGGTCGAGAGAACCTCGCGATGGGAGCCCCCCGCGGGCACCGACAGCGAAAAGCTCAAGCACTACATGGCCGCCCACCACAGCGCCGGCTCGCGATCGGGCGCCGCGCCTGGCGTCCCCGAGGGCAAGATTCGTGCTGCCCACCTCCTAGTCAAGCACCGCGAGAGCCGCCGGCCGAGCAGTTGGCGCGAG GCTGAGATTACACGAACTAAGGACGAGGCCATGGAAATCATCAAGGCCCACGAAAAGACGATTCGATCTGGCGCTGCCTCGCTGGGCGATCTTGCTCCCACCGAGTCCGATTGCTCTTCGGCCCGCAAGCGTGGTGACTTGGGATACTTTGGCCGCGGCGAGATGCAGAAGGAGTTTGAGGACGTTGCGTTCACGCTCAAGGTCGGCGAGCTGAGCGATGTCGTGTCGACGGCGAGTGGGCTGCACTTGATTGAGAG ATTGGAGTAA
- a CDS encoding SET domain-containing protein, with the protein MPPPKAAGATAKKQRLTLSQLAAYDDILTDALVDHAFYWATVPKNRSSYHPSRGIREGEVAKIIQEDVVVNKDLEAAEKRLLTSVDGLKRYVNGLKLDKEKADFVQHLRRYLRIYMPDCPWEVSTTNRYTIVTHEACVIARRYIKRNETIKYLSGIQINITPEEETEITVRKKDFSIVVSSRKKCTSLFMGPARFANHDCRANAKLMTTSQSTIEIVASRPIEVGEEITVTYSDCYFGEDNCECLCRTCEKELRNGWAPEGEAVNVKISVENDGGKETYSLRRRRRDDSIGGSSRTSSVTPDMRPRIYKTKPKVKKQDAQETSSIPTPAPEATPRGRKRAMDAMATPPITPAKKLKLLSESSNASSNLLSLPSAASSFDDSSSTRSVTPSHADAPETDTASPEKESPQPEAQTPPRSQAERLDTSKNEQRHGYKDVTSITVEPVSPRSMGSRASPDMVPVEALVQPIPRPRQLITMSISSILNDPSSTDDSAEAYYPFVANVRVARQPVVESKFELISEPEDEQPEQEQPEIKIEAEIHVKTQLDIEIAAEAEAESTIEAATTSADKPKRRKRQAAIPKQSTPPPSRVRKPGDYVLTPLLLSEPDMAWIQCTNCSDYFVQQNAYFTRSSCPRCERHSKLYGYAWPKTDKTGPSDKEERILDHRMIHRFLDSNDERRARGRKLLSESRDDTQEADDDRGRATKRGPNRAGNTNRKDEDSGVRRSGRARRVSSRLTEE; encoded by the exons atgccgccgccaaaggctGCCGGGGCaacggccaagaagcagcgctTGACCCTCTCCCAGCTGGCTGCCTACGACGACATTCTAACGGATGCGCTCGTCGACCAT GCTTTTTATTGGGCCACTGTTCCCAAGAATCGCTCGTCTTACCATCCATCACGGGGGATCCGAGAAGGTGAGGTGGCCAAAATCATCCAAGAAGATGTCGTTGTAAACAAGGACCTTGAGGCCGCCGAAAAACGGCTGTTGACGTCTGTGGACGGCCTCAAGAGGTATGTCAATGGTCtgaagctggacaaggaaaaggccgaTTTTGTACAACATCTGCGACGATATCTTCGCATTTACATGCCCGACTGCCCTTGGGAGGTCAGCACCACCAACCGATACACCATTGTGACCCACGAAGCATGTGTAATTGCCAGGCGATACATTAAGCGCAATGAGACAATCAAGTATCTTTCTGGCATACAAATCAACATCACCCCCGAGGAGGAAACAGAAATCACGGTCCGCAAAAAGGACTTTAGCATTGTGGTCAGCTCGAGGAAGAAGTGCACCAGCTTGTTCATGGGACCGGCGCGATTCGCCAACCACGATTGTCGCGCAAACGCCAAGCTCATGACTACCAGCCAGTCCACCATTGAGATTGTGGCCTCTCGACCCATTGAAGTCGGCGAGGAGATTACAGTCACGTACAGCGATTGCTATTTTGGGGAAGACAACTGCGAGTGTTTGTGTCGAACGTGCGAAAAGGAGCTGAGGAATGGATGGGCACCCGAAGGCGAAGCGGTCAATGTAAAAATCAGCGTCGAAAACGATGGAGGGAAAGAGACATACTCTCTGCGCAGACGACGGAGAGACGACAGCATTGGGGGCTCCTCGCGCACTTCCTCGGTGACTCCCGACATGCGGCCACGCATTTACAAGACGAAGCCAAAGGTGAAGAAACAGGATGCGCAGGAAACATCCTCGATTCCGACACCCGCGCCAGAAGCAACCCCCCGAGGTCGAAAACGAGCCATGGACGCAATGGCAACTCCACCAATCACAccggccaagaagctcaagctcttGTCCGAGTCATCAAACGCTTCGTCAAATCTACTCTCTCTCCCTAGCGCGGCCTCGAGCTTTGATGACTCGTCGAGTACCAGGAGCGTGACCCCCAGCCATGCAGATGCCCCGGAGACGGATACCGCGTCGCCCGAGAAGGAGAGCCCGCAGCCAGAGGCACAGACGCCGCCAAGATCCCAAGCAGAGCGTTTAGACACATCAAAGAATGAGCAGCGACACGGTTATAAAGACGTCACCAGCATCACGGTGGAGCCTGTTTCTCCTCGGAGCATGGGAAGCCGTGCATCTCCCGACATGGTACCGGTAGAGGCCCTGGTTCAGCCGATCCCAAGGCCGCGGCAACTGATAACCATGTCTATTTCTTCCATTCTCAATGATCCATCATCTACCGATGATTCTGCCGAAGCATACTACCCTTTTGTGGCGAATGTGCGAGTGGCTAGACAGCCCGTGGTCGAGTCAAAGTTTGAGCTCATATCTGAACCAGAAGATGAGCAGCCGGAACAGGAGCAGCCAGAAATAAAAATCGAGGCGGAAATCCACGTCAAGACGCAGCTAGACATAGAAATTGCAGcggaggctgaggctgaatCAACAATAGAGGCGGCGACAACGAGTGCAGACAAGCCGAAACGCCGCAAACGACAGGCTGCAATTCCCAAACAATCGACACCACCTCCCTCCCGAGTACGAAAACCGGGCGACTATGTGCTCACGCCGTTGCTCCTCTCGGAGCCCGACATGGCTTGGATTCAGTGCACAAACTGCAGCGACTACTTTGTTCAGCAGAATGCTTACTTTACTCGGTCTTCCTGCCCCAGGTGCGAGCGGCACTCGAAGCTATACGGCTACGCATGGCCCAAGACGGATAAGACGGGGCCTtcagacaaagaagagcgAATCCTCGACCACAGGATGATCCATCGATTCCTCGATTCCAACGACGAGCGGAGGGCAAGAGGTCGAAAACTTTTGAGCGAGAGCAGAGATGATACACAGGAGGCGGATGACGATCGGGGCAGGGCGACCAAGAGAGGGCCCAATAGAGCAGGTAACACCAATCGGAAAGACGAAGATTCAGGAGTTCGAAGGAGTGGCCGCGCGAGGCGCGTGAGCAGCAGGCTCACTGAGGAATGA
- a CDS encoding phosphoinositide phospholipase c, ca2+-dependent domain-containing protein, giving the protein MISRHFICVLFALGAVAVPSTSQKVLAGDCSQHGLLWDCGANGLVWTKGAVRMNHMQVVGSHNSYHVEAPKAERDLQTAWTSAATDLQYSHAALDVQLEYLHVRNLELDLLADPEGGMYSDPLLRRFARLGPLDDPKLKKKGTKVLHIPDVDYHTTCSTLVSCLQVIKTWMDAHPDSVPLPIMMEFKTAEELGERLGGAKVVPWDTDLLNLMDEEIRSVFDKSQLITPDDVRRDGLTLEESILKYGWPDLDSARGRIFFLMDNGAPGQGDCAFQRLNDPLTDTDVEFIQAQVRANYWVRTRADEPLRTVFKEKCDISRRDAALRSGAHIVSTDFAGYELSSRWGGGCEGGLEPDEYTEN; this is encoded by the exons ATGATATCGCGACATTTCATCTGTGTTTTAT TCGCCCTTGGTGCAGTGGCCGTTCCCTCGACGTCTCAGAAGGTCCTCGCGGGCGACTGCTCTCAGCATGGGCTTCTGTGGGATTGCGGCGCAAATGGGCTGGTCTGGACAAAGGGAGCGGTGCGGATGAATCACATGCAGGTTGTCGGGTCGCACAACAGCTATCACGTCGAAGCACCCAAGGCGGAGCGCGATCTTCAGACTGCATGGACATCTGCGGCTACGGATTTGCAGTACTCGCATGCTGCTCTGGACGTGCAGCTGGAGTATCTCCACGTGAGGAATTTAGA GCTGGACTTGCTCGCGGATCCTGAGGGTGGCATGTATAGTGACCCGCTGCTTAGAAGGTTTGCCAGGTTGGGCCCGCTTGATGATCCGAAGCTTAAGAAGAAGGGTACAAAGGTGCTGCATATACCGGATGTAGACTATCACACTACTTGCTCGACGCTGGTGTCCTGTCTGCAAGTTATCAAGACGTGGATGGATGCGCACCCGGATAGCGTGCCTCTCCCCATTATGATGGAGTTCAAGACGGCTGAGGAGCTGGGAGAAAGGCTCGGCGGCGCCAAGGTGGTACCGTGGGACACTGATCTTTTGAATCTCATGGATGAGGAGATTCGGTCCGTCTTTGACAAGTCGCAGCTCATCACCCCAGATGATGTACGCAGAGACGGCCTGACGCTGGAGGAATCCATCTTGAAGTACGGCTGGCCGGACTTGGACAGCGCAAGGGGAAGAATCTTTTTCCTTATGGATAATGG TGCGCCTGGACAAGGCGACTGTGCGTTCCAAAGG CTTAACGATCCTTTGACCGATACAGATGTCGAGTTCATCCAGGCCCAAGTCCGCGCAAACTACTGGGTCCGCACCCGCGCCGACGAGCCCCTCAGAACGGTCTTCAAGGAGAAATGCGATATTTCTCGGCGAGACGCGGCGCTTCGGTCGGGGGCGCACATTGTGTCGACGGACTTTGCGGGCTATGAGCTGAGTTCGCGGTGGGG GGGGGGATGTGAGGGGGGTTTGGAGCCGGATGAGTATACGGAGAATTAA
- a CDS encoding ribosomal protein l14p/L23e domain-containing protein: protein MIQLKTMLNCIDNSGAALVECALVVGQKRHARIGDRIVVVVQEQRGSSSSGMAGISAAAKVKRGDIRHAVVVRTRYPTQRRDGTVVRFDDNACVLLNKSGDPVGTRINGAVGAELKRKKWSKILSMAPMQA, encoded by the exons ATGATTCAATTAAAG ACGATGCTCAACTGCATCGACAACTCGGGCGCTGCCCTTGTCGAATGcgccctcgtcgtcggccaaAAGCGACACGCCAGAATAG GTGAccgcatcgtcgtcgtcgtccaggAACAGcgcggctcctcctcctccggcaTGGCCGGCAtctctgccgccgccaaagtcAAGCGCGGCGACATCCGCCacgccgtcgtcgtccgCACCAGGTACCCCACGCAGCGCCGCGACGGCACCGTCGTGCGCTTCGACGACAACGCCTGCGTCCTGCTCAACAAGTCGGGCGACCCCGTCGGCACCCGCATCAACGGCGCCGTGGGCGCTGAGCTGAAGCGCAAGAAGTGGAGCAAGATTCTGTCCATGGCACCCATGCAGGCATAA
- a CDS encoding lrgB-like family domain-containing protein, with the protein MAESSIWRLRWNRAIAQGAGYLLVAIICLASELLIWGLSRTLAAARLEFFSTIVGMAVLFALSTASWVMWKKTDDFYRRWLKTRVDFINAHLGVGFSVPMIMLDQDEMLNGGEIGRVIGSFIATNIVSWVAVFLLSVMAIGGVAKLTSQSPSRKGSICSKKSMAPSSTDDGVSSAEFDDDVDIKRTRCSQGGSSSSTPQASDTEKQTPAPDQETSNNEQPEPYYHDESSSWNFFTRHFPILLSLTLVFLVGIPLTIAMHEERFFDGFTLWFIWISSVRSQRAFKKSQICTFPTPLKRGLATMMNPVLLTTLFMTGYTRAKASILGPGGLSRTLKKFSGGSPLYALWTASISNTPLPNNPSGWYGAGDAALSILECGILVWGFKLSECRRQIFSTAGLLAIILCTIAAAANTFLSVLVSRAIGLHAFEALSFAARSTTLALAKPATEAIGGNSPVNAMLVVSNGILGQLVYPFILDKLGVSKQDGGDIVVAATQESVTDESTPIQALSNRNPICLNTDSTSIQASILAPWSLIPKSWHQNISTADSPVTVAAGIAIGINGAAMGVSYLYETRSRAAPYATLSMVVFGVMTVVFTTVEPFKSTLISLASR; encoded by the exons ATGGCCGAATCCAGCATCTGGCGGCTTCGCTGGAACAGGGCCATTGCTCAGGGGGCTGGATATCTGcttgtcgccatcatctgcctGGCGAGCGAGCTGCTGATTTGGGGCCTGAGCCGgacgctggcggcggcgaggctgGAGTTCTTCTCGACCATTGTGGGCATGGCGGTGCTTTTTGCGCTGAGCACGGCGAGCTGGgtgatgtggaagaagacggacGACTTCTATCGGAGGTGGCTCAAGACAAGG GTTGACTTTATCAATGCTCACCTCGGGGTGGGATTCTCGGTTCCCATGATTATGCTGGATCAGGACGAGATGCTCAATGGCGGCGAGATTGGGCGCGTCATTGGCTCCTTCA TTGCAACCAACATCGTCTCTTGGGTGGCAGTATTCCTCCTCTCCGTGATGGCAATTGGTGGCGTTGCAAAACTAACCTCGCAGTCGCCCTCAAGGAAAGGCTCAATCTGctcaaagaagagcatgGCCCCGTCGTCAACCGATGATGGGGTCAGCTCAGCTGagtttgacgatgatgttgatatCAAGAGAACAAGATGTAGCCAAGGTGGTTCCTCCTCGTCTACCCCCCAGGCTTCAGACACTGAGAAACAAACCCCCGCTCCAGATCAAGAGACCTCGAACAATGAACAACCAGAGCCATATTATCATGACGAATCTTCTTCCTGGAACTTTTTTACAAGACACTTTCCAATCCTCCTGTCGTTGAcgctcgtcttcctcgtcggcatACCACTTACGATTGCCATGCACGAGGAGCGTTTCTTCGATGGCTTCACACTATGGTTCATCTGGATATCCTCTGTCAGGTCCCAACGGGCTTTCAAGAAATCTCAAATATGCACCTTTCCCACTCCCCTGAAGCGAGGCTTGGCCACAATGATGAACCCCGTCCTACTAACCACCCTGTTCATGACGGGATACACGCGAGCAAAGGCTTCTATTCTAGGACCCGGAGGCCTTTCCAGGACATTAAAAAAGTTTAGTGGAGGCAGTCCTCTCTATGCACTTTGGACAGCTTCTATCAGCAACACACCTTTACCTAACAACCCTTCAGGCTGGTACGGTGCCGGCGATGCTGCTCTATCTATACTCGAATGCGGCATCCTCGTCTGGGGCTTCAAGCTCTCTGAATGCCGTCGCCAAATTTTCAGCACCGCTGGCCTTCTCGCCATCATACTCTGCACCATTGCCGCAGCGGCAAACACGTTTCTCTCCGTTCTCGTCAGCCGTGCCATAGGCCTTCACGCTTTTGAGGCGCTCAGCTTCGCTGCTCGCAGCACAACTCTTGCCTTGGCGAAGCCTGCCACGGAGGCCATTGGGGGGAACAGTCCCGTGAATGCAATGCTCGTGGTGAGTAACGGCATACTGGGACAGCTGGTATACCCCTTTATCCTAGACAAGCTAGGCGTAAGCAAACAGGACGGCGGCGATATAGTCGTCGCAGCCACTCAAGAATCGGTTACAGATGAATCGACACCCATACAAGCACTTTCCAACCGCAACCCCATCTGTCTCAACACTGACAGCACCTCAATTCAAGCTTCCATCCTAGCTCCCTGGTCCCTGATTCCTAAGTCATGGCATCAGAACATCTCAACAGCCGATAGCCCCGTCACCGTTGCTGCGGGCATTGCTATTGGCATCAACGGCGCCGCCATGGGCGTGTCCTACCTCTACGAAACAAGAAGCCGTGCAGCGCCATACGCAACCCTCTCCATGGTGGTCTTTGGCGTCATGACGGTGGTATTTACGACTGTGGAGCCATTCAAGAGCACGCTCATAAGCCTGGCGAGCCGGTGA
- a CDS encoding transcription factor s-II (TFIIS) domain-containing protein, with the protein MATPQSTTSDDLSGPKKLEQITFRFCSECSNMLYPKEDEDAHKLQFTCRTCQYTEDAQSTCVFRNVLNNSSGETAGVTQDVGSDPTLPRSNKACPRCSHQEAVFFQSQERSADTGMKLFYVCCECGHIFD; encoded by the exons ATGGCAACTCCTCAGTCCACCACCTCGGACGATCTCTCCGGccccaagaagctcgagcAAATCACGTTCCGCTTCTGCTCCGAATGCTCCAACATGCTCTACCccaaggaagatgaagacgcgCACAAGCTGCAGTTCACCTGCCGCACCTGCCAGTACACCGAGGACGCCCAGTCGACGTGCGTCTTCCGCAACGTGCTCAACAACTCGTCCGGCGAGACGGCCGGTGTCACTCAGGACGTCGGCTCTGATCCCACG CTCCCACGATCCAACAAGGCGTGCCCGAGATGCAGTCATCAAGAAGCCGTCTTCTTTCAGTCACAAGAACGCAGTGCTGATACTGGCATG AAATTGTTTTACGTTTGTTGCGAGTGTGGTCACATTTTCGATTAA